The following coding sequences lie in one Cronobacter universalis NCTC 9529 genomic window:
- a CDS encoding CPBP family intramembrane glutamic endopeptidase, translating to MNAPADRLQHTLLCITVGLAWFMLPMVVSMLPGYMSIYRAGFATPLLYFVFWLPFALFCWQRYQKRFGLLPVGGLSVQSLALPGLALLALSIIHGLFGRQEPWSATLSQMSSLNLALTAVCICLLAPVVEEVICRGFLLNAGIGWGKMGQTVAMVGTSLFFAIGHAQYQMPTTFVWLFIFSVILCQVRIHTGSLLAPIVLHSATNIIGMMAALKLS from the coding sequence ATGAACGCGCCCGCCGACCGACTTCAACATACGCTGCTTTGCATTACCGTCGGGCTGGCCTGGTTTATGCTGCCGATGGTGGTATCGATGCTGCCGGGCTATATGAGCATTTACCGTGCCGGGTTCGCCACGCCGTTGCTCTACTTCGTGTTCTGGCTGCCGTTCGCGCTATTTTGCTGGCAGCGCTACCAGAAGCGCTTCGGTCTGCTGCCTGTGGGCGGGCTGAGCGTGCAGTCGCTGGCATTGCCGGGGCTGGCGCTGCTGGCGCTCTCCATCATTCATGGGCTGTTCGGCAGGCAGGAGCCCTGGAGCGCGACGCTTTCGCAGATGTCATCCCTGAACCTTGCGCTCACGGCGGTCTGCATCTGCCTGCTGGCGCCGGTGGTGGAAGAAGTTATCTGCCGCGGCTTTTTGCTGAATGCGGGCATCGGCTGGGGGAAAATGGGCCAGACGGTCGCGATGGTCGGCACATCGCTGTTTTTCGCCATCGGCCATGCGCAGTACCAGATGCCCACCACTTTCGTCTGGCTGTTCATCTTCTCGGTAATCCTCTGCCAGGTGCGCATTCATACCGGCAGCCTGCTGGCGCCCATCGTCCTGCATTCGGCGACCAATATTATCGGCATGATGGCGGCGCTGAAGCTCTCCTGA
- a CDS encoding lysozyme inhibitor LprI family protein, translated as MKRITALACFFLLPASCYASLSEGPEREHCFRQSASVAEGYNCLAKKKVESARELDALIARASKNILANNPGDFNGKQDAGLTAGDVFNQRFLKAQAVWKQYRDQLCEAVATEINEDAYDYPAYIDQCEITLNKRHADEIRLLIKAD; from the coding sequence GTGAAACGTATTACGGCTTTGGCTTGTTTTTTTCTGCTTCCTGCTTCCTGTTATGCCTCATTAAGCGAGGGGCCGGAGCGCGAGCATTGTTTCAGGCAGAGTGCTTCCGTTGCGGAAGGATACAATTGTCTGGCAAAGAAAAAAGTAGAAAGTGCGAGGGAACTGGATGCACTGATTGCGCGCGCCAGTAAAAATATTCTCGCTAACAATCCTGGCGATTTTAATGGTAAGCAAGACGCGGGCCTCACGGCGGGTGACGTTTTTAATCAGCGGTTTCTCAAGGCGCAGGCAGTGTGGAAGCAGTACCGGGATCAACTCTGTGAAGCGGTTGCAACAGAGATTAACGAAGATGCTTACGATTATCCTGCCTACATCGATCAGTGCGAAATCACCCTTAACAAGCGGCATGCAGATGAAATCAGGCTGCTGATAAAGGCTGATTGA
- a CDS encoding (R)-mandelonitrile lyase — MTDIYYCGSQASYAGPEAWFTGTVRVDPLFPANAPARAGGNSVTFEPGARTAWHTHPLGQTLIVTAGFGYVQTWGEPAREIRPGDVVWIPPYEKHWHGASPTTPLTHIAIQEAQDGSVVEWLEHVSDEQYGERG, encoded by the coding sequence ATGACGGATATTTATTATTGTGGTTCGCAGGCCTCTTACGCTGGCCCGGAAGCGTGGTTTACCGGTACCGTGCGTGTCGATCCGCTGTTCCCGGCGAATGCCCCGGCGCGCGCTGGCGGTAATAGCGTCACATTTGAACCGGGCGCGCGAACGGCATGGCATACGCATCCACTGGGCCAGACGCTGATCGTCACCGCCGGTTTCGGCTATGTGCAGACCTGGGGAGAGCCTGCTCGTGAAATTCGCCCCGGCGATGTGGTCTGGATCCCGCCGTATGAAAAACACTGGCATGGTGCCAGCCCGACTACGCCGCTGACGCATATCGCTATCCAGGAAGCGCAGGATGGCAGCGTGGTGGAGTGGCTTGAACATGTGTCCGACGAGCAGTACGGGGAACGCGGGTAA
- a CDS encoding lysozyme family protein, with protein sequence MQKGIASKNGGVYYSNPKIFRLSAPVGFCGTNNPEDVRLLKTAINKSGYTFFTGRSIGADSICNHETIEAICWYQRLLNLSPSGLVQPMDNWFMMAINNAASPGSLPVQKSGILIVNEGQLTFDAEGIDYIKTAAPFRGRNTYPYFSRVLHTPGTVGSGVTLGRGYDMGNRSSGEIFATLRQAGIEEYKAVLCSKAAFRKGDAAVDFIRIYGPFVGEISHIQQVQLFKISYQKKADEARRLYEKLAPDIPGAPGWASLDKKIRDVVVDIFFQGAHSVTALFKAAVGGKEKLARYIRQDAIYMSFEPTRKRLAYLKE encoded by the coding sequence ATGCAAAAAGGAATAGCTTCAAAAAATGGCGGGGTTTATTACAGTAATCCGAAAATATTCCGTCTGTCAGCTCCTGTAGGGTTTTGTGGAACGAATAATCCGGAAGACGTGAGGCTGTTAAAAACGGCGATAAATAAATCAGGTTACACGTTTTTTACCGGGCGGAGCATAGGCGCTGACAGTATCTGCAATCATGAGACTATTGAGGCTATCTGCTGGTATCAACGGTTATTAAATCTTTCACCTTCCGGGTTAGTTCAGCCAATGGATAACTGGTTTATGATGGCGATTAATAACGCAGCGTCACCAGGTTCATTACCAGTACAAAAAAGTGGGATTCTGATAGTTAATGAAGGACAACTGACCTTTGATGCTGAAGGTATCGATTACATCAAAACCGCTGCTCCTTTCAGGGGAAGAAATACCTACCCTTATTTTTCAAGAGTATTACATACGCCGGGCACTGTGGGATCTGGCGTCACATTAGGCCGAGGCTATGATATGGGTAATCGAAGCAGCGGCGAAATTTTTGCTACCTTGCGTCAGGCAGGTATCGAAGAGTACAAAGCGGTCCTGTGTTCAAAGGCCGCCTTTCGTAAAGGAGATGCTGCGGTGGATTTTATCAGAATCTATGGCCCCTTTGTGGGCGAAATCAGCCATATCCAGCAAGTCCAGCTTTTTAAGATTTCTTATCAGAAGAAGGCTGACGAGGCGCGCAGGCTTTATGAAAAGCTGGCTCCCGATATTCCCGGCGCGCCAGGATGGGCATCTCTCGATAAAAAAATCAGGGATGTGGTCGTCGATATCTTTTTTCAGGGAGCGCATAGCGTCACTGCCCTCTTTAAAGCGGCAGTGGGCGGCAAAGAGAAACTTGCCCGGTACATTAGGCAGGATGCAATTTATATGTCATTTGAGCCGACCCGAAAGCGACTGGCTTATTTAAAAGAATAA
- a CDS encoding NAD(P)-dependent alcohol dehydrogenase has protein sequence MHIKAIGALSATQPLEPMTITRREPGEHDVQIAIAYCGVCHSDIHQARAEWAGTLFPCVPGHEIVGRVTAIGTKVTAFAPGDLVGVGCIVDSCKDCEECDDGLENYCDHMIGTYNFPTPDAPGHTLGGYSQQIVVHERYVLRIRHPESQLAAVAPLLCAGITTYSPLRHWQVGPGKKVGIIGIGGLGHMGIKLAHAMGGQVVAFTTSESKRDAAKALGADEVVVSRNASEMQAHAKSFDFILNTVAAPHNLDAFTALLKRDGTMTLVGAPASPHPSPEVFNLIFKRRAIAGSMIGGIPETQEMLDFCAGHHIVADIELIRADDINEAWERMIKGDVKYRFVIDTATLA, from the coding sequence ATGCACATTAAGGCTATTGGCGCGCTTTCCGCCACTCAACCGCTTGAACCGATGACGATTACCCGCCGCGAGCCCGGCGAGCACGATGTGCAAATCGCCATCGCGTATTGCGGCGTTTGCCACTCGGATATTCATCAGGCGCGCGCCGAATGGGCAGGCACGTTATTTCCCTGCGTGCCGGGCCATGAAATCGTCGGTCGCGTCACTGCAATCGGCACGAAAGTGACCGCTTTTGCGCCCGGCGATCTGGTGGGCGTCGGCTGCATCGTCGACAGCTGTAAAGATTGCGAAGAGTGCGATGACGGGCTTGAGAACTACTGCGATCACATGATCGGCACCTATAACTTCCCGACGCCGGACGCGCCGGGCCATACGCTTGGCGGTTATTCACAACAGATTGTCGTGCATGAGCGCTATGTACTGCGCATCCGTCATCCGGAATCCCAGCTCGCCGCTGTCGCGCCGTTACTGTGTGCAGGCATTACGACCTATTCGCCGCTGCGTCACTGGCAAGTTGGGCCAGGGAAAAAAGTGGGCATCATCGGCATCGGCGGGCTTGGGCATATGGGTATCAAACTGGCGCACGCGATGGGCGGGCAGGTCGTGGCGTTTACCACATCAGAATCCAAACGCGACGCGGCGAAAGCGCTGGGCGCGGATGAAGTGGTGGTATCGCGTAACGCCAGTGAAATGCAGGCGCACGCCAAAAGCTTCGATTTCATCCTGAACACCGTGGCCGCGCCGCATAACCTGGATGCCTTCACTGCGCTTTTAAAACGCGACGGCACAATGACGCTGGTGGGCGCGCCCGCTTCGCCGCATCCGTCGCCGGAAGTCTTTAACCTGATTTTCAAACGCCGCGCTATCGCGGGCTCGATGATTGGCGGCATCCCGGAAACTCAGGAGATGCTCGATTTTTGCGCCGGGCACCATATCGTCGCCGACATTGAGCTTATCCGCGCCGACGACATTAACGAGGCGTGGGAGCGCATGATCAAAGGCGATGTGAAATATCGCTTTGTCATCGACACCGCTACGCTGGCGTGA